The genomic stretch CCGAGACCGAAACCTGGAAATTATTAAGAAAGAGAAGTATACACGGTTTCCGGTAGCTAAGGGAAGCAAGGACAATATTATCGGCATACTCAATACGAAACAATTTTTTCTGAAGTATGATGAAGACAGGGATGTCGACCTAGCGACACTGCTTCAGCCGGTCATGTCCATTCCGGAGGTGATGCCGATCAACAAGCTGCTGAGAAAAATGCAGCTGGAGCGTGTACACCTTGCAATGCTTTTGGACGAGTATGGCGGAACAGCAGGTTTAATTACGATAGAGGACATCATCGAAGAGATCGTTGGGGAAATTCGTGATGAATTTGATGCGGATGAAGTTAAGGAAATTGAAAGGCTGGAGGAGCAGCATTACCTCGTTAATGGCAACGCACTAATTAGTCATTGGAATGAAGCTGCTGGAACGGATCTGTTTAGTGTGGATATGGACTCGGTTGGAGGCTGGTTATTTAACCAGAAGCCTGATCTGCCTATCGGTGAACCATGGGAATACGGGAATATGACGTTCATCATACGAGAGAGAGATGATAACCGTATTCGGAAAATAGAAATTATTACGGATTTGAGTGAATCCGAAATGAATGCATACGGACACGCATAAGCTTGTATAGAGAATATGCGAATAGGTCTAGTTCTAAGGGGGAATCGGGCGTTGGGTGACTTAATTAATGCCATTATTATGGGCATTGTGGAAGGTTTGACGGAATTTTTGCCTGTTTCGTCAACCGGCCATCTAATTTTAACTGCCGAGCTGTTGAATTTTACTGGTGATCGTGCCAAAACCTTTGAGGTCGTCATACAATTTGGGGCTGTACTAGCCGTGCTTGTCTTATATCGAAAACGATTTGCAAGCTTGCTTAATTTCAAAATAAGCAAGGGCTCAGGCCTAAATGCGATACATATTCTGCTTGCTATGATTCCAGCTGGTGTCTTTGCAGTTCTGCTGCATTCCGTGATCAAACAATATTTATTTGGTCCGCAGACGGTATTAATTGGCCTGGTGGCGGGTGGTGTCCTCATGATTATTGCTGATCGGGTCAAGCGGAAGCCCGCTGCCGAGGAGCTCGATGATATCACCTATAAGCAGGCGTTCGCGATCGGTTGCTTTCAAGTGCTTGCGTTATGGCCAGGCTTCTCGCGTTCCGGCTCAACCATATCAGGCGGCATGCTGTTTGGCACAAGTCAGAAGGCAGCAGCAGAATTTACCTTTATCGTTTCAGTACCCATCATGGCAGCGGCAAGTGGAATCGATCTTTTGAAAAGCCGTGAGTTTCTTACGATGGCTGATTTGCCGTTATTTTTGATCGGTCTTATTGCAGCTTTTATCGTTGCTATGATCGCTGTAGTTACTTTTATTAACATGATGAAAAAGATTAAACTGTCCTGGTTTGCTTATTATCGTTTTGCTCTTGCTGCACTTTTTTATTTCATAATTTTGTAAATGAAGCCGAATTAGCGAGAACCATTTTCATTTAGCTTTTTTCGACAAAAAAATCAAGATTTTTACCTATCACTTTTTTATATCTAAGCGATCATTTTTTCTAATAAACTTACGAAAATCAGGGCAAATCGCCCTGATTTCTTTATTTTATAGCCTTATTACGCAGTTTTTCATAAATAATGGTTATTTTAGCCTTTAGAAGGTCGTTGAAGGTTTTGTCTGATTATGTTAGCTTTAGTTATATTGTAATTGTTTTTTCTACGATAAAATATGATGATGATTTTATGTTTATGAGAGGTGGATACTGTTGCAACTTCAGGTAACGAACAGTCCTTTTAATCAAGAGCAGGTCGAGCTTCTAAATCGTCTTCTGCCAACACTGACCGAGTCTCAGCAAATATGGCTTACAGGCTACTTATTCGCAAGACAAAATGCAGCAGGAGCTACTACAGCTTTAGCTGAAGTGCAAGCGATCTCTGCAGCATCAACTGCATCGGAAGCTGTCACTATTGTGAATCAATCTGCTGCCTCCAAAGAGGTTACCATCTTATTTGGTTCTCAAACCGGAAATTGTCAGAGACTGGCAACCGGATTGGGCCGTAAGCTGGAAGAGCAGGGCTTGCAGGTAACAATCGCAGCAATGAATAAATTCAAAACCAATAATTTGAAAAAAATCGAAAACTTGCTGTTAGTCGTAAGTACACATGGTGAAGGTGATCCACCGGATAACGCGATGTCCTTCCATGAGTTTCTTTATAGCAAGCGAGCACCGCAGTTTGAGAACTTGCATTTCTCTGTTCTTGCACTTGGCGATACGTCGTATGAATTTTTCTGCAAGACAGGTAAAGATTTTGACGAGCGGCTTGAAGAGCTTGGCGGTCAGCGTCTTAGCCCACGTGTAGATTGTGATCTTGATTACGACGAATCTGTAGCAAGCTGGACAGCAGCTGTTATCGGATCATTAAATAATCGGTTGAATGCTGCTTCGGGAGCTGTACCAATCGCAGCGAGTACAGGCAGTGAAATAGCTTTGGAACAATCCGAGTATTCACGTACTAATCCGTTTAAAGCAGAAGTGCTTGCGAATATTAATTTAAATGGCCGCGGTTCTGATCGTGAAACACGTCATTTGGAGCTTTCACTGGAAGGATCGAACTTGCAATATGAGCCAGGAGATAGTCTGGGCGTTTATCCAGAGAACCATCCTGATCTAGTAGAAGCGATCATTAATGAGCTTGGCTGGAATCCAGAAGAAATCGTAACATTGAATAAGAACGGCGATAAAGGCAATTTGCGTGAAGCGCTGCTTAAGCATTATGAAATTACAACGCTGACAAAGCCGCTTCTTACACAGGCTGCAGAGCTTACCTCGAATACTGGCTTGCGCGAGC from Paenibacillus sp. FSL H8-0548 encodes the following:
- the bacA gene encoding undecaprenyl-diphosphate phosphatase — its product is MGDLINAIIMGIVEGLTEFLPVSSTGHLILTAELLNFTGDRAKTFEVVIQFGAVLAVLVLYRKRFASLLNFKISKGSGLNAIHILLAMIPAGVFAVLLHSVIKQYLFGPQTVLIGLVAGGVLMIIADRVKRKPAAEELDDITYKQAFAIGCFQVLALWPGFSRSGSTISGGMLFGTSQKAAAEFTFIVSVPIMAAASGIDLLKSREFLTMADLPLFLIGLIAAFIVAMIAVVTFINMMKKIKLSWFAYYRFALAALFYFIIL
- a CDS encoding assimilatory sulfite reductase (NADPH) flavoprotein subunit: MQLQVTNSPFNQEQVELLNRLLPTLTESQQIWLTGYLFARQNAAGATTALAEVQAISAASTASEAVTIVNQSAASKEVTILFGSQTGNCQRLATGLGRKLEEQGLQVTIAAMNKFKTNNLKKIENLLLVVSTHGEGDPPDNAMSFHEFLYSKRAPQFENLHFSVLALGDTSYEFFCKTGKDFDERLEELGGQRLSPRVDCDLDYDESVASWTAAVIGSLNNRLNAASGAVPIAASTGSEIALEQSEYSRTNPFKAEVLANINLNGRGSDRETRHLELSLEGSNLQYEPGDSLGVYPENHPDLVEAIINELGWNPEEIVTLNKNGDKGNLREALLKHYEITTLTKPLLTQAAELTSNTGLRELVAPGKEQELKSYLNGRDLLDLLQDFGPWQATPSSLVAILRKLPARLYSIASSFKANEDEVHLTIRAVRYESHGRDRYGVCSIHCAERVQPGDNLPIYIQQNPNFKLPANPDAPIIMVGPGTGVAPFRAFLEEREELGIDGKSWLIYGDRHFVTDFLYQTDWQRMLKDGALTKLDVAFSRDTEEKVYVQHRLLEKSREVFEWLQEGAYVYICGDEKHMAHDVHSALLTVIEQEGGLNAEAAAAYLDNLQQEQRYQRDVY